A genomic window from Silene latifolia isolate original U9 population chromosome Y, ASM4854445v1, whole genome shotgun sequence includes:
- the LOC141628010 gene encoding uncharacterized protein LOC141628010 → MRKPDLSGRMAKWSVHLSGYDLKFEPCTAIKSQALADFVSDFCPTLQTQAEQDILSLEEDKGEQVWELHVDGVSNAKGAGVGLVLKSPQGDLIVQAVRCEFKATNNEAEYEALILGLKLALDLKIRHLQVSSDSKLIVNHVNDCYEARDPRMMAYLDVAKELKIRFATFNIKQIPRDQNAEADALATLGQPSKQEPSP, encoded by the coding sequence ATGAGAAAACCAGATTTGTCAGGGAGGATGGCTAAATGGTCCGTACACTTGAGCGGTTATGATTTGAAGTTTGAACCATGTACGGCCATAAAGTCTCAGGCTCTGGCAGACTTTGTGTCTGACTTCTGCCCAACTCTCCAGACCCAGGCAGAACAGGACATCCTGAGTCTGGAAGAAGATAAAGGGGAACAAGTATGGGAGCTACATGTGGACGGAGTCTCCAATGCCAAAGGAGCAGGAGTAGGGCTGGTCCTCAAATCACCCCAGGGAGATCTCATAGTCCAGGCTgtacgatgtgaattcaaggccacaaacaacgaagcagaatatgaggcaTTGATCCTGGGTCTGAAGCTCGCTCTGGATCTGAAAATCAGACACCTCCAGGTTTCCAGTGATTCTAAGCTTATAGTTAACCATGTAAATGACTGTTATGAAGCCAGGGATCCCAGGATGATGGCATACCTAGACGTAGCAAAGGAGCTGAAAATCAGATTTGCCACGTTCAACATCAAACAAATACCCAGGGACCAGAACGCAGAAGCAGACGCACTAGCCACCCTGGGTCAACCTTCAAAGCAAGAGCCGTCTCCATAA